The following are from one region of the Syngnathus acus chromosome 10, fSynAcu1.2, whole genome shotgun sequence genome:
- the rxfp1 gene encoding relaxin receptor 1 isoform X2 — MEMISFPEGYSSGVAQVYVLLIVACVLSAANVTEVSPLCPLGFFPCGNLTMCLPQVLHCNGADDCGNQADEENCGDNNGWPHLFDKYFGMPNHSDRTKSNMCLLGLIPDLCQCRDLELDCDGTQLRDVPVVAVNVTMMSLQRNHLQKLKANAFLIYQNLQKLYLQHNEIEDVSPTAFRGLYNLTRLYLNYNRISMLMPGVFRDLHKLEWLILENNNIHHISSNAFSGLNSLVLLALLNNTLTKLDDICREMARLNWLDLEGNLIETLENVSFYSCSMLTVLVLQRNRISYIHEQAFSVLQKLGELDLSSNRLMTIPLNLFFPLGDLLQLNISYNPIRELQVDHFDKLLKLKSLSIEGIEIANIQRRMFEPLKYLTHIYFKKFQYCGYAPHVRSCKPNTDGISSFEDLLANIVLRVFVWVVSATTCFGNIFVICMRSYIRSENKLHAMCIISLCCADGLMGVYLFMIGAYDLKFRGEYNRHAQAWMDSGQCQVIGSLAMLSTEVSVLLLTYLTLEKYICIVYPFRYLTPGWRRTVTVLLGIWVFGFMVAFLPLAFKGLFRNFYGTNGVCFPLHSEQPETLWAHVYSIVIFLGLNLVAFLIIVLSYASMFYNIQRTGTQTTKYSNHIKKEVTIAKRFFSIVMTDSLCWIPIFVLKILSLLQARLPHGWSYSSCPSTVPLTPSFTP, encoded by the exons ATGGAGATGATCTCTTTCCCCGAAGGATATTCGTCTGGCGTGGCGCAAGTTTATGTGCTCCTTATTGTGGCTTGCGTCTTGTCGG CTGCTAACGTGACGGAAGTGTCGCCCTTGTGCCCTCTTGGCTTCTTCCCGTGCGGCAACCTGACCATGTGTCTACCCCAAGTGCTGCACTGCAACGGTGCCGATGACTGTGGGAACCAAGCGGACGAGGAGAACTGCG GAGATAACAACGGATGGCCGCACCTCTTTGACAAGTACTTTGGAATGCCGAACCACAGTGACAGAACAAAGTCCAACATGTGCC TGCTTGGCCTCATTCCGGACTTGTGCCAGTGTCGGGATCTGGAGCTGGACTGTGACGGCACGCAGCTCCGCGACGTGCCAGTGGTGGCTGTGAACGTCACCATGAT GTCCTTGCAGAGGAACCACCTGCAGAAGCTGAAAGCAAACGCTTTCTTAATTTACCAGAACCTGCAGAAACT ATATCTGCAACACAATGAGATCGAAGATGTCAGCCCAACTGCTTTCAGAGGACTGTACAATCTCACCAGGCT atATCTGAACTACAACCGCATTTCCATGCTGATGCCCGGTGTATTCAGGGACCTGCATAAACTGGAGTGGTT GATCTTGGAGAACAATAACATCCATCACATCTCGTCCAACGCTTTTTCAGGACTCAACTCACTGGTCTTGCT GGCTTTGCTGAACAACACTCTGACAAAGCTAGACGACATTTGTCGTGAGATGGCCAGACTCAACTGGCT ggATTTGGAGGGAAACTTGATCGAGACCTTGGAGAATGTGTCGTTCTACTCCTGCAGTATGCTGACAGTCTT GGTTCTCCAGCGCAACAGGATCAGCTACATACATGAGCAAGCCTTTTCGGTCCTCCAAAAGCTTGGAGAGTT ggATCTGTCGAGCAACAGACTGATGACGATCCCACTTAATCTCTTCTTCCCTCTTGGGGATTTGCTTCAACT aaacatttcatACAATCCCATCAGAGAGCTGCAGGTGGACCACTTTGACAAGCTACTTAAACTGAAGTCCTT aAGCATCGAGGGCATCGAAATTGCCAACATCCAACGACGAATGTTCGAGCCTCTTAAATACTTGACCCACAT CTACTTCAAAAAGTTCCAGTACTGCGGTTATGCGCCTCACGTGCGCAGCTGCAAGCCCAACACGGACGGCATCTCGTCTTTCGAAGACCTGCTGGCCAACATCGTGCTGAGGGTCTTCGTCTGGGTGGTCTCGGCCACCACTTGCTTCGGCAACATCTTTGTCATCTGCATGCGCTCGTACATTCGCTCCGAGAACAAGCTACACGCCATGTGCATCATCTCCCTCTGCT GCGCTGATGGGTTGATGGGCGTCTACCTGTTCATGATCGGGGCGTACGACCTGAAGTTCCGCGGCGAATACAACCGACACGCCCAGGCCTGGATGGACAGCGGCCAGTGCCAGGTGATCGGCTCCCTGGCCATGCTGTCcaccgaggtgtcggtcctgCTGCTCACTTACCTGACTCTGGAGAAGTACATCTGCATCGTGTACCCCTTCCGTTACCTGACGCCAGGTTGGCGCCGTACCGTGACGGTGCTCCTGGGCATCTGGGTGTTCGGCTTCATGGTGGCATTCCTGCCCCTGGCCTTCAAGGGGCTTTTCCGGAACTTCTATGGTACCAACGGTGTGTGCTTCCCACTGCACTCGGAGCAGCCCGAGACGCTCTGGGCACACGTTTACTCCATCGTCATCTTCCTGG GTTTGAACCTTGTAGCATTCCTGATCATCGTGCTGTCATACGCCAGCATGTTCTACAACATCCAGCGCACGGGTACGCAGACCACCAAGTACAGCAACCACATCAAGAAGGAGGTGACCATCGCCAAACGCTTCTTCTCCATCGTCATGACCGACTCGCTTTGCTGGATCCCCATTTTCGTCCTCAAGATACTGTCCTTGCTGCAG GCACGATTACCTCATGGGTGGTCATATTCATCCTGCCCATCAACAGTGCCCTTAACCCCATCCTTTACACCCTGA
- the rxfp1 gene encoding relaxin receptor 1 isoform X1 yields the protein MEMISFPEGYSSGVAQVYVLLIVACVLSAANVTEVSPLCPLGFFPCGNLTMCLPQVLHCNGADDCGNQADEENCGDNNGWPHLFDKYFGMPNHSDRTKSNMCLLGLIPDLCQCRDLELDCDGTQLRDVPVVAVNVTMMSLQRNHLQKLKANAFLIYQNLQKLYLQHNEIEDVSPTAFRGLYNLTRLYLNYNRISMLMPGVFRDLHKLEWLILENNNIHHISSNAFSGLNSLVLLALLNNTLTKLDDICREMARLNWLDLEGNLIETLENVSFYSCSMLTVLVLQRNRISYIHEQAFSVLQKLGELDLSSNRLMTIPLNLFFPLGDLLQLNISYNPIRELQVDHFDKLLKLKSLSIEGIEIANIQRRMFEPLKYLTHIYFKKFQYCGYAPHVRSCKPNTDGISSFEDLLANIVLRVFVWVVSATTCFGNIFVICMRSYIRSENKLHAMCIISLCCADGLMGVYLFMIGAYDLKFRGEYNRHAQAWMDSGQCQVIGSLAMLSTEVSVLLLTYLTLEKYICIVYPFRYLTPGWRRTVTVLLGIWVFGFMVAFLPLAFKGLFRNFYGTNGVCFPLHSEQPETLWAHVYSIVIFLGLNLVAFLIIVLSYASMFYNIQRTGTQTTKYSNHIKKEVTIAKRFFSIVMTDSLCWIPIFVLKILSLLQVEIPGTITSWVVIFILPINSALNPILYTLTTRPFKETLMQVWANYRQRRPVVASHPIHQPSLTWQEMWPLQDSSPAEGRHRDGTEANPAKLVNHVENDTGVPV from the exons ATGGAGATGATCTCTTTCCCCGAAGGATATTCGTCTGGCGTGGCGCAAGTTTATGTGCTCCTTATTGTGGCTTGCGTCTTGTCGG CTGCTAACGTGACGGAAGTGTCGCCCTTGTGCCCTCTTGGCTTCTTCCCGTGCGGCAACCTGACCATGTGTCTACCCCAAGTGCTGCACTGCAACGGTGCCGATGACTGTGGGAACCAAGCGGACGAGGAGAACTGCG GAGATAACAACGGATGGCCGCACCTCTTTGACAAGTACTTTGGAATGCCGAACCACAGTGACAGAACAAAGTCCAACATGTGCC TGCTTGGCCTCATTCCGGACTTGTGCCAGTGTCGGGATCTGGAGCTGGACTGTGACGGCACGCAGCTCCGCGACGTGCCAGTGGTGGCTGTGAACGTCACCATGAT GTCCTTGCAGAGGAACCACCTGCAGAAGCTGAAAGCAAACGCTTTCTTAATTTACCAGAACCTGCAGAAACT ATATCTGCAACACAATGAGATCGAAGATGTCAGCCCAACTGCTTTCAGAGGACTGTACAATCTCACCAGGCT atATCTGAACTACAACCGCATTTCCATGCTGATGCCCGGTGTATTCAGGGACCTGCATAAACTGGAGTGGTT GATCTTGGAGAACAATAACATCCATCACATCTCGTCCAACGCTTTTTCAGGACTCAACTCACTGGTCTTGCT GGCTTTGCTGAACAACACTCTGACAAAGCTAGACGACATTTGTCGTGAGATGGCCAGACTCAACTGGCT ggATTTGGAGGGAAACTTGATCGAGACCTTGGAGAATGTGTCGTTCTACTCCTGCAGTATGCTGACAGTCTT GGTTCTCCAGCGCAACAGGATCAGCTACATACATGAGCAAGCCTTTTCGGTCCTCCAAAAGCTTGGAGAGTT ggATCTGTCGAGCAACAGACTGATGACGATCCCACTTAATCTCTTCTTCCCTCTTGGGGATTTGCTTCAACT aaacatttcatACAATCCCATCAGAGAGCTGCAGGTGGACCACTTTGACAAGCTACTTAAACTGAAGTCCTT aAGCATCGAGGGCATCGAAATTGCCAACATCCAACGACGAATGTTCGAGCCTCTTAAATACTTGACCCACAT CTACTTCAAAAAGTTCCAGTACTGCGGTTATGCGCCTCACGTGCGCAGCTGCAAGCCCAACACGGACGGCATCTCGTCTTTCGAAGACCTGCTGGCCAACATCGTGCTGAGGGTCTTCGTCTGGGTGGTCTCGGCCACCACTTGCTTCGGCAACATCTTTGTCATCTGCATGCGCTCGTACATTCGCTCCGAGAACAAGCTACACGCCATGTGCATCATCTCCCTCTGCT GCGCTGATGGGTTGATGGGCGTCTACCTGTTCATGATCGGGGCGTACGACCTGAAGTTCCGCGGCGAATACAACCGACACGCCCAGGCCTGGATGGACAGCGGCCAGTGCCAGGTGATCGGCTCCCTGGCCATGCTGTCcaccgaggtgtcggtcctgCTGCTCACTTACCTGACTCTGGAGAAGTACATCTGCATCGTGTACCCCTTCCGTTACCTGACGCCAGGTTGGCGCCGTACCGTGACGGTGCTCCTGGGCATCTGGGTGTTCGGCTTCATGGTGGCATTCCTGCCCCTGGCCTTCAAGGGGCTTTTCCGGAACTTCTATGGTACCAACGGTGTGTGCTTCCCACTGCACTCGGAGCAGCCCGAGACGCTCTGGGCACACGTTTACTCCATCGTCATCTTCCTGG GTTTGAACCTTGTAGCATTCCTGATCATCGTGCTGTCATACGCCAGCATGTTCTACAACATCCAGCGCACGGGTACGCAGACCACCAAGTACAGCAACCACATCAAGAAGGAGGTGACCATCGCCAAACGCTTCTTCTCCATCGTCATGACCGACTCGCTTTGCTGGATCCCCATTTTCGTCCTCAAGATACTGTCCTTGCTGCAGGTGGAGATTCCCG GCACGATTACCTCATGGGTGGTCATATTCATCCTGCCCATCAACAGTGCCCTTAACCCCATCCTTTACACCCTGACCACCCGTCCCTTCAAGGAGACCCTGATGCAGGTGTGGGCCAACTATAGGCAGCGGAGGCCAGTGGTAGCAAGTCACCCCATCCATCAGCCCTCGCTCACCTGGCAGGAAATGTGGCCACTGCAGGACTCAAGCCCAGCGGAGGGACGTCATAGGGATGGGACCGAGGCCAACCCCGCCAAGCTAGTCAACCACGTAGAAAATGACACTGGCGTTCCCGTGTGA